The Apodemus sylvaticus chromosome 5, mApoSyl1.1, whole genome shotgun sequence genome has a segment encoding these proteins:
- the LOC127684491 gene encoding olfactory receptor 4K3-like codes for MEGFNHTVVSEFIFQGLCTSRKLEIFLLLPFSILYLMTLVGNLFVVILIIIDHHLHSPMYFLLANLSFVDFCLSSVSTPKLTIDLLKEIKTISFVGCMSQILCVHLLAGGEMVLLVTMAYDRCVAICRPLHYNSIMGRQKCIWLVVISWIIGFVHAISQMILILDLPFCGPRVIDSFFCDIPLVMKLACMNTDTLEIIINAESGILGTVCFILLLISYTYILVTVQLRSKDGSSKALSTCTSHIVVVVLFFGPIIFIYLWPVNITWVDKFLAVFYSVITPLLNPAIYTLRNKRY; via the coding sequence ATGGAAGGCTTTAATCATACTGTGGTTTCTGAGTTTATTTTTCAGGGACTTTGTACCTCAAGAAAACTTGAGATCTTCCTCTTACTACCATTTTCCATCCTCTACCTGATGACTTTGGTAGGCAACCTCTTTGTAGTGATATTGATCATCATTGATCATCATCTCCATTCTCCCATGTACTTTTTGTTAGCTAATCTTTCATTTGTTGACTTCTGCCTTTCTTCAGTAAGTACACCTAAACTGACCATAGATCttctaaaagaaattaaaacaatttcCTTTGTAGGGTGCATGAGCCAGATTCTCTGTGTACATTTATTGGCCGGAGGTGAGATGGTGCTTCTTGTAACAATGGCCTATGACCGATGTGTGGCCATCTGCAGACCACTCCACTACAACAGCATCATGGGCAGACAGAAGTGCATCTGGCTTGTTGTGATATCATGGATTATTGGATTTGTGCATGCCATTAGTCAGATGATCTTGATTTTGGATCTACCTTTCTGTGGACCAAGAGTGATAGACAGCTTTTTCTGTGatattcctttggtgatgaagttAGCCTGCATGAATACTGATACTCTGGAAATCATAATAAATGCTGAAAGTGGCATTTTAGGAACTGTTTGTTTCATCCTCTTACTGATATCTTATACTTACATTCTAGTGACTGTTCAACTTCGCTCTAAAGATGGCTCATCAAAAGCACTGTCCACGTGTACGTCCCATATCGTAGTGGTTGTGCTCTTCTTTGGGCCCATCATTTTCATCTATCTTTGGCCAGTCAACATCACTTGGGTGGACAAGTTTCTAGCTGTATTTTACTCAGTCATCACACCTCTCCTGAATCCAGCCATCTATACCCTGAGAAACAAAAGATATTAA